The following is a genomic window from Nocardioides thalensis.
TCAGCTCGCCGAACGCGCGGAGGCGCGCGTAGATCCCCTTGGTGTAGTCGAGGCGGTCGATGCCGAGGAAGATCGTGCGCGGGCTGCCGAGCGCCTCGCGCAGCGCCTTCGCCCGCTCGACGACCTGGTCGGAGTTGGCGAGGTCCTCGAAGCCGGCGGCGTCGATCGAGATGGGGAACGCGGCCGCGCGGACCACCCGGCCGTCGGGGAGGTAGACCAGGTCGCGGTGGGTCTTGTGGCCGACCCGCTGCCGCACCAGGCGCACGAAGTTCTGCGCCGCGCCGGGCAGCTGGAACCCGACCAGGTCGGCGCCGAGCAGGCCCTCGAGCAGCTGCCGGCGCCACGGCAGCTGCTGGAACAGCTCCGCCGGCGGGAACGGGATGTGCAGGTAGAAGCCGATCCGCAGGTCGGGGCGCAGCTCGCGGAGGTACTGCGGCACCAGCTGGAGCTGGTAGTCGTGCACCCACACGGTCGCGTTCTTGGCGGCGAGGTCGGCGGCCTTCTCGGCGAAGCGCCGGTTGACCTTGACGTACTCGTCCCACCACTCCCGGTGGAACTCGGGCTTGGCCACGAGGTCGTGGTAGAGCGGCCACAGGGTGCCGTTGGCGAATCCCTCGTAGTGACCCTCGATCTCGTCCTGGGTCATCGACAGCGGCACCAGGGCGAGGCCGTCCTCCTCGAAAGGCTTCAGCTTCTGGTCGGTGCCGCCGGGCCAGCCGATCCACACACCCCCGCCGTGGGTGCGCATCACCGGCTCGATCGCGGCGACCAGCCCGCCGGGCGAGCGGCGCCAGCCCGTCTCTCCGTTGGGCAGCGTGACGCGGTCGACGGGGAGACGATTGGCCACGATCACGAGGTCATTGCCCACGTTGTCCACCTTAGTCTTCGGTCCGGTCGTTGCGGCGCCCGGCGAAGGTGTCGGGCTGGCTGGATAGTTACCCGGTTTCCAAATCCCTAGCGTCGACGACATGACCCAGACGATGCTTCTCCCCGTGGCGACTACGTACGACGACCGGCCGTCGCTGGTGCGCCGGACGCTGCTCGACAGC
Proteins encoded in this region:
- a CDS encoding alpha,alpha-trehalose-phosphate synthase (UDP-forming); the protein is MGNDLVIVANRLPVDRVTLPNGETGWRRSPGGLVAAIEPVMRTHGGGVWIGWPGGTDQKLKPFEEDGLALVPLSMTQDEIEGHYEGFANGTLWPLYHDLVAKPEFHREWWDEYVKVNRRFAEKAADLAAKNATVWVHDYQLQLVPQYLRELRPDLRIGFYLHIPFPPAELFQQLPWRRQLLEGLLGADLVGFQLPGAAQNFVRLVRQRVGHKTHRDLVYLPDGRVVRAAAFPISIDAAGFEDLANSDQVVERAKALREALGSPRTIFLGIDRLDYTKGIYARLRAFGELIRDGHFDVEDAVFVQVAVPSREQVEQYRLLRDEIERLVGRLNGDLGRIGRPAISYLHTSYPREEMAALYRAADIMVVTPYRDGMNLVAKEYVACRVEDDGALVLSEFAGAADELRQAWLVNPYDINGMKTALLEAYQAEPKELTRRMRAMRKQIRQHDVKAWASSFMTELEDQVHTDHQKVVRPANRS